CGAGCTGATGATCGTCATCGCGATCATGTCGATGACGGTCATCGCGATGCCGTCGTTTCACAACTGGCAGGCGGTCCTGCGGACCAACACCGCCGTGCGCGCCGTGGCGGCGGACATGCGCCTGGCGCGTTCGCTCGCGGTGGATCGCTCGCTGGATGTGTACGTCGAGTTCGATCTCGCGAACGGCTCGTACAACATCTACGTGGACGCCGACGGCGACGGCCCGCAGAGCTACGACCTGACGAAGTCCGTCGATCTCACGGAGCTTGGCGAGCAAACGCAATTCGGCTCGTTGTCGTCGGTGTCCGTCGGCGGCGGGTCGTTGACGGCGTACGTGATGCTGGAGGGCGCGCCGAGCCCGCCGCGCATCGTCATGAAGCCGAACGGCTCGGCGATCCATCCCGGCGTCATCTACCTGGCGAACGGATACGACATCGCGCGCGGCCGCGTCGAGCGCTGCCGCGCGGTGCAGGTGCTCGGCACCGGCGGCGTTTCGCAGTGGCGTCACGACGGCACGGATCCCGACAACCCGTGGGTGGGATTCGTATGACACGCGATCGCGCCAAACCATGCCGGCGGCACGCGCGGCGCGGCGGCTTCACGATGACGGAAGTCGCCGTGTCGATGCTGCTTCTGACGGTCGGGCTCGTCGCGGCGACCTCCACGCTCGTCGCGGTGTATCAACACCGCGATCTGTCCAAGACCCTGATGACCGCCACCAATCTCGCGGAGGAGCGCATGGAAGCGCTGAAATCCGGCACGTACGGCCAGGCCGCTGACAACGAGGAAGACTTCGGCGACATCGCGGAATATCCGCAATTCCGGTGCGTCACGACGGTGACGGAAAACGAAACGGATACGCTAAAGACCGTGGCCGTGGACGTGTCGTCGCATAACGGCCTGTCAGTCCGCCTCGAAACGCTGGTGGCCAAGCGATGACGACGCCCACGCTGCCTCGCCGCGAAAGCCGCCGCCTCGGGTTCACGCTCGTCGAGCTCGCCGTCACGACCGCCGTCGCCCTGGTGCTGATGGCCGGCGCG
The bacterium DNA segment above includes these coding regions:
- a CDS encoding GspH/FimT family pseudopilin: MNPTHAQKPKPGRRDGRGGSRASRGFTVIELMIVIAIMSMTVIAMPSFHNWQAVLRTNTAVRAVAADMRLARSLAVDRSLDVYVEFDLANGSYNIYVDADGDGPQSYDLTKSVDLTELGEQTQFGSLSSVSVGGGSLTAYVMLEGAPSPPRIVMKPNGSAIHPGVIYLANGYDIARGRVERCRAVQVLGTGGVSQWRHDGTDPDNPWVGFV
- a CDS encoding prepilin-type N-terminal cleavage/methylation domain-containing protein, giving the protein MTRDRAKPCRRHARRGGFTMTEVAVSMLLLTVGLVAATSTLVAVYQHRDLSKTLMTATNLAEERMEALKSGTYGQAADNEEDFGDIAEYPQFRCVTTVTENETDTLKTVAVDVSSHNGLSVRLETLVAKR